One Microbacterium sp. zg-B96 genomic region harbors:
- a CDS encoding carbon-nitrogen hydrolase family protein, with protein sequence MSAESVAVAVAQFGPTAGADANLAHIEQLVARAHDRGARVVLFPEYSSYFVDPFDESLARNAQDIDGPFVQGLIQIAARYDLHVVAGLLERGRDAQKVRNTVVAVDATGVLARYRKLHLYDAFGQRESDWVEPGELTPPETFEVGGLRFALMTCYDLRFPEVSRLLADAGADVILVAAEWVRGALKEHHWRTLLTARAIENTLFVAASDHPPPLGVGHSMIVDPQGVQLAAVGTTTDVAVAHLEVDAVARVRRVNPSLALRRFTVQPRG encoded by the coding sequence ATGAGTGCCGAATCCGTCGCCGTCGCCGTCGCGCAGTTCGGGCCCACCGCGGGAGCCGACGCCAACCTGGCGCACATCGAGCAACTCGTCGCGCGCGCCCACGACCGCGGTGCACGTGTCGTGCTGTTCCCGGAGTACTCCAGCTACTTCGTCGACCCTTTCGACGAGTCCCTCGCCCGCAACGCTCAGGACATCGACGGCCCGTTCGTGCAGGGGCTCATCCAGATCGCCGCCCGCTACGACCTGCACGTGGTCGCGGGGCTGCTGGAGCGGGGCCGGGACGCTCAGAAGGTGCGCAATACGGTCGTGGCGGTGGATGCCACCGGGGTGCTGGCCCGCTACCGCAAGCTCCACCTCTACGACGCGTTCGGGCAGCGGGAGTCGGACTGGGTGGAGCCGGGGGAGCTGACCCCACCGGAGACGTTCGAGGTCGGCGGCCTGCGGTTCGCCCTGATGACCTGCTACGACCTGCGGTTCCCGGAGGTGTCCCGGCTGCTGGCCGATGCCGGTGCCGATGTGATCCTGGTGGCCGCCGAGTGGGTACGCGGGGCGCTGAAGGAGCACCACTGGCGGACGCTGCTGACGGCCCGGGCGATCGAGAACACCCTGTTCGTCGCGGCATCCGACCATCCGCCGCCGCTGGGGGTGGGGCACTCGATGATCGTGGATCCGCAGGGCGTGCAGCTGGCCGCCGTCGGCACGACCACCGACGTCGCCGTGGCCCATCTGGAAGTGGATGCCGTCGCGCGGGTGCGCCGGGTGAACCCGTCGCTGGCGCTGCGCCGGTTCACCGTGCAGCCGCGGGGCTGA
- a CDS encoding DUF6328 family protein, which yields MPDASDDEPHRHLPDGRDETPAERADRNWNEVLQELRVLQTGTQILTGFLLALAFQPAFADLGDGQRVFYLVLIVLAALSAIVALAPVALHRFLFQQRAKGTVVIYGHLALLISLLTVSLLLVGVVAFVFDVVVSDTASWTAGIALSVLIAVLWIVVPLVVRARREGESR from the coding sequence ATGCCCGATGCATCCGACGACGAACCACACCGACACCTGCCGGACGGGCGCGATGAAACGCCGGCGGAACGGGCCGATCGCAACTGGAACGAGGTGCTGCAGGAGCTGCGGGTGTTGCAGACGGGCACCCAGATCCTCACCGGGTTCCTGCTCGCGCTGGCGTTCCAGCCCGCTTTCGCCGACCTCGGCGACGGGCAGCGGGTGTTCTACCTCGTGCTCATCGTGCTGGCCGCCCTCAGCGCCATCGTCGCGCTGGCGCCGGTGGCGCTGCACCGCTTCCTCTTCCAGCAGCGGGCGAAGGGCACCGTGGTCATCTACGGCCACCTCGCACTGCTGATCTCGCTGCTGACCGTCTCGCTGCTGCTGGTGGGTGTCGTCGCCTTCGTGTTCGACGTGGTCGTCAGCGACACGGCATCATGGACAGCGGGCATCGCGCTGAGCGTCCTCATCGCCGTGCTGTGGATCGTCGTACCGCTGGTGGTGCGCGCCCGCCGAGAAGGGGAGAGCCGATGA
- a CDS encoding MarR family transcriptional regulator, giving the protein MTAEHRQSTEHDRAVRSALEAVRTFSDAVDRMHSGMKDDMDMNATDVAALRMLIMREQRGQPVSPHDVSRHLRISTASTTKLLDRLSESGHVQRRRHPRDRRALIVELTDQTREEFQRTFGRRMQELRAVAEQFDDEQLQAIARFIEGTAQVLDPG; this is encoded by the coding sequence ATGACCGCGGAGCACCGGCAGTCCACGGAGCATGACCGCGCTGTGCGGTCAGCGCTGGAAGCGGTGAGGACGTTCAGCGACGCCGTCGACCGCATGCACAGCGGCATGAAGGACGACATGGACATGAACGCCACCGACGTGGCGGCGCTGCGGATGCTGATCATGCGCGAGCAGCGGGGGCAGCCGGTGAGTCCCCACGACGTCTCCCGGCACCTGCGGATCTCCACCGCGTCGACGACGAAACTGCTGGACCGGCTGAGCGAATCCGGGCATGTGCAGCGTCGGCGGCATCCGCGCGACCGGCGCGCACTCATCGTGGAACTCACCGATCAGACGCGCGAGGAGTTCCAGCGCACCTTCGGCCGGCGGATGCAGGAACTGCGCGCCGTGGCGGAGCAGTTCGACGACGAACAGCTGCAGGCGATCGCGCGCTTCATCGAAGGCACCGCCCAGGTGCTCGATCCGGGGTGA
- the idi gene encoding isopentenyl-diphosphate Delta-isomerase: MNDEELVVLLDDDGREIGTAAKSSVHGTDTALHLAFSCHVLNPAGELLVTRRAVTKKTWPGVWSNSFCGHPRPAEPLLSAVRRRAEYELGLTLTDVELSLPLFRYRAVDASGIVEHELCPVYTARTSAEPVLNPNEVAEARWVDPLALTRSLEATPWAFSPWLVLQARQLHVFDSLTASGRGAT, from the coding sequence ATGAATGACGAAGAGCTGGTCGTGCTTCTCGACGACGACGGCCGAGAGATCGGCACCGCCGCCAAGTCCAGCGTGCACGGGACCGACACGGCGCTGCACCTCGCGTTCTCCTGCCATGTGCTCAACCCCGCCGGCGAGCTTCTCGTGACGCGCCGCGCGGTCACGAAGAAGACCTGGCCCGGGGTGTGGAGCAACTCCTTCTGCGGGCACCCGCGGCCCGCCGAACCCCTGCTTTCCGCGGTGCGCCGCCGCGCCGAATACGAACTCGGCCTCACCCTCACCGACGTCGAGCTGTCCCTGCCGCTGTTCCGCTACCGCGCAGTGGATGCCAGCGGCATCGTCGAGCACGAGCTCTGCCCGGTGTACACCGCCCGCACGAGCGCGGAGCCGGTGCTCAACCCGAACGAGGTCGCCGAGGCCCGTTGGGTCGACCCGCTTGCGCTGACCCGGTCGCTCGAGGCGACGCCGTGGGCGTTCAGCCCGTGGCTCGTGCTGCAGGCCCGCCAGCTGCACGTGTTCGATTCACTCACCGCGTCCGGGCGAGGTGCGACATGA
- a CDS encoding polyprenyl synthetase family protein, with protein sequence MIALETVDRTGIDTAIDAAFDRLDARIAPLSGDIRPLAGAMRRAAAGGKRFRPALVAAAYRACGGETPAADGVYEIAAAFELLHTAFVIHDDVIDRDTERRGTPNIAGEFAVLARDQGADAAGAALLGETAGILAGDVLLHEATRTVSLTDLPAASRAAVLDLLDDAVLVSAAGELADVANTVRRDYPDADEVLAATHDKTAVYSFASPLRAGALLAGSSGATDAALQRAGGLAGLAFQLVDDLIGAFAPAARAGRVEGADLRAAKRTPLVALARESPSWAQVDVALSLAWTGPVAVRHAQQALDASGARRRLVVLVEHTLADARAAAADEALPAQATLLLAQLCDAIQRRIP encoded by the coding sequence ATGATCGCGCTGGAGACGGTCGACCGCACCGGCATCGACACCGCCATCGACGCGGCCTTCGACCGACTCGACGCCCGCATCGCGCCGCTGTCCGGCGACATCCGGCCCCTCGCCGGGGCGATGCGCCGCGCCGCGGCGGGCGGCAAGCGTTTCCGCCCGGCACTGGTGGCCGCCGCCTACCGCGCGTGCGGCGGGGAGACTCCCGCCGCGGACGGCGTGTACGAGATCGCCGCGGCGTTCGAGCTGCTCCACACCGCCTTCGTCATCCATGACGACGTCATCGACCGCGACACCGAGCGCCGCGGCACCCCGAACATCGCGGGCGAGTTCGCCGTGCTCGCGCGGGATCAGGGGGCGGATGCCGCGGGGGCGGCGCTGCTGGGTGAGACGGCCGGCATCCTCGCCGGCGACGTGCTGCTGCACGAGGCGACGCGCACGGTGTCCCTCACGGACCTGCCGGCGGCGAGCCGGGCGGCAGTGCTGGATCTGCTCGACGACGCCGTGCTGGTCTCGGCCGCCGGGGAACTCGCCGACGTCGCCAATACCGTGCGCCGGGACTACCCGGATGCGGACGAGGTGCTCGCGGCCACCCACGACAAGACCGCCGTCTACTCCTTCGCCTCGCCGCTGCGCGCCGGCGCACTGCTGGCCGGATCGTCGGGAGCCACCGACGCCGCACTGCAGCGTGCCGGCGGACTGGCCGGCCTCGCCTTCCAGTTGGTCGACGACCTCATCGGCGCGTTCGCACCGGCCGCGCGCGCCGGGCGTGTCGAGGGGGCAGACCTGCGGGCGGCCAAGCGCACCCCGCTGGTCGCGCTCGCACGGGAGAGTCCCTCCTGGGCGCAGGTCGACGTCGCCCTCTCGCTGGCGTGGACCGGACCTGTCGCCGTGCGACACGCGCAGCAGGCGCTGGATGCCAGCGGCGCACGGCGGCGCCTGGTGGTGCTGGTGGAGCACACCCTCGCCGACGCCCGTGCGGCCGCCGCCGACGAGGCGCTGCCGGCGCAGGCGACCCTGCTGCTGGCGCAACTGTGCGACGCGATCCAGAGACGCATCCCATGA